Proteins from one Telopea speciosissima isolate NSW1024214 ecotype Mountain lineage chromosome 1, Tspe_v1, whole genome shotgun sequence genomic window:
- the LOC122651596 gene encoding uncharacterized protein LOC122651596 — protein sequence MTASLNSTLLTLINDYKLKGPNYNDWHRSLSTVLDEVAPQKSIDDDYDQHEAYEYFYLCDSKAMLYILGSVDKSITDSVKGITSAKGVMDKLKELFSQTDVHEHHELVGFIHNTKMKEGTPIIDHVMKMRNLFEKLKTLDTSFTLKYKRNVIFNSLPIAYSPFVCNFNMNRLDVELTEVGNMLQEVEKAFKKEKGEVNATEVKGSNFKDKGKKNKANKGKTLKGKGGKIQKKTTEPKGKCFFCGNDGH from the coding sequence ATGACGGCCTCTCTTAACTCTACCCTCCTGACCCTTATCAATGACTACAAACTGAAAGGACCCAATTATAATGACTGGCATCGGAGTCTATCTACAGTTCTTGATGAAGTGGCCCCTCAGAAATCTattgatgatgattatgatcagCATGAAGCCTACGAATACTTTTATTTATGTGATTCAAAGGCTATGTTATACATCCTTGGATCGGTTGATAAATCGATCACTGACTCTGTGAAAGGCATAACCTCTGCCAAGGGTGTGATGGATAAGCTCAAGGAACTTTTCAGTCAGACTGATGTGCATGAGCACCATGAGCTTGTTGGTTTTATCCATAATACCAAAATGAAAGAGGGAACTCCAATCATCGATCATGTCATGAAGATGAGAAATTTGTTTGAGAAACTGAAAACCCTGGATACTTCCTTCACTCTTAAGTACAAAAGAAATGTGATCTTCAACTCTCTCCCCATAGCGTATAGCCCTTTTGTCTGCAACTTCAACATGAATAGGTTGGATGTTGAGCTAACTGAGGTGGGCAATATGTTACAAGAGGTGGAGAAAGCATTTAAGAAGGAAAAGGGTGAGGTCAATGCCACAGAAGTCAAAGGATCTAATTTCAAGGataaagggaagaagaacaaggCCAACAAGGGTAAAACCCTTAAGGGCAAGGgtggaaagatacaaaagaaaacTACAGAACCCAAGGGGAAATGCTTCTTTTGTGGAAACGATGGTCActag
- the LOC122651587 gene encoding uncharacterized protein LOC122651587 yields the protein MTASVNSTVLTLTNDYKLKGPNYNGWHRSIMLLLTVERLSAVLDEVAPQKPVDDDYDQHEAYEYFHSCDSKAMLYILGSVDKSSTDSMEGITSTKGMMDKLKELFSQTDVHEHHELVGLIHNTKMK from the coding sequence ATGACAGCCTCTGTTAACTCTACCGTCCTGACCCTTACCAATGACTACAAACTAAAAGGACCCAATTACAATGGCTGGCATCGGAGTATTATGTTACTCTTGACTGTAGAACGTCTATCTGCAGTTCTTGATGAAGTGGCCCCTCAAAAACCCgttgatgatgattatgatcagCATGAAGCCTATGAATACTTTCATTCATGTGATTCAAAGGCTATGTTATACATCCTTGGATCGGTTGATAAATCGAGCACTGACTCTATGGAAGGCATAACCTCTACTAAGGGTATGATGGATAAGCTCAAGGAACTTTTCAGTCAGACTGATGTGCATGAGCACCATGAGCTTGTTGGTCTTATCCATAATACCAAAATGAAATAG